A stretch of DNA from Nitrospira sp. KM1:
GGATTAAAGGAAAACGCTCCTGCTTCCGGGCACACATTGGCATTGACCATTGACGAAGTGATTCAATATATCGCCGAAAAGGAATTGGAAGATGCCGTCAATCGCGCACACGCGAAGGGAGGAACGATCATTGTCATGGACCCGCACAGCGGGGCGATTCTTGCCATGGCTGTCAACCCACGATTTGATCCGAATGCCGTCGCGTCGCTCACGCCTGATCGCTGGAGGAATCGTGCGCTGACAGATACTTACGAACCGGGGTCTACCATGAAAGTCATGGTGGCTGCCGCTGCCCTTGAAGAAAAGGTCATGATGCCCGGTTCCATGTTGTTTGCCGAAAATGGTCAGATGGCAGTGGCTAATACGACGATCCATGATCACGAAAAGATGGGTTGGATCACATTCGCGCAAATGATTCAAAAATCAAGCAATATCGGTGCTGCCAAGACCGGAATGGCCCTGGGTGAACAACGCCTCTACCGCTACCTCCAGGCATTCGGGTTCGGGCAACGGACAGATATCGACCTGCCCGGAGAAGTAGCTGGATTATTGAAGGCGCCTAAGTTGTGGGGGCGACGTTCGCTGGCCTCTATTTCCATGGGGCAGGAAATCGGGGTGACGCCTCTGCAAATGGTCTCCGCTGTTTCGGCAATCGCGAACAACGGAGTCCTGATGAAGCCCTATGTGGTATCGGAAATCAGGGATCAGAAGGGAGGACTTCTGAAAGATTCCCTGACCCAGGTGAAGCGGCGCATCGTTTCTCCCGAGACGGCGAGAATCTTGACCACTATTCTCGAAGGTGTGGTTACAAACGGAACTGGGACGAAAGCGGCCATCCCTGGGTTCCGTGTTGCGGGTAAAACCGGCACCGCACAGAAAATCGATCCTCGTACCGGAACATACTCGAACACGCAGTTCATCGGTTCTTTTGTGGGATACGTTCCCGCCGATAGGCCTCGGCTGGCCATGATCGTCGTGATCGATGAGCCGCAGGGCGAAGCCTGGGGCGGAGTCGTGTCGGCACCGGTATTTCGACGGGTGGGAGAGCAGGTGCTGAACTACTTGGGCGTGTCGCAGGACGATCAGGTAAAGATTGCCATGGTGGCCAGAAGATAACGAGCAGGAGCGGGGCTCAGCACCATGAGGCTGGCGGAACTGGTATCGGCCCTTCACGGACACGTGGAAATTCTAGATCGCCGGGGTAACCTCGATCCGGAGGTGACTTCGGTGACCGATGACTCACGGTCGGTCACCGAAGGAAGTCTATTTGTCGCCGTGAAAGGCGATCGGTTCGATGGGCATGCGTTCATTGAGGACGTTGTTCGAAGAAAGGCTTCGGCAGTCATGGCACAATCCGAGGTGCAAAGCGCGATCCTCCCCTTTGTGAGGGTCAGCGATTCTCGCAAGGCGTTGGGCCTGATCGGAAGCCGTTTTCAAGGCGATCCTTCTGCTCAGTTGACGATGATTGGTGTGACCGGCACGAATGGGAAGACGACAACCACCTATTTGACCAAAGCGCTGCTGGAGGCATTAGGGCGCAAAGTGGGGCTGATTGGAACCGTCGCCTATCAGATAGGACGGCAAATTATTCCGGCATCACACACGACGCCTGGGGCGTTGGAGCTTCAAAGGCTTTTATCGACCATGCTTTCGGCAGGACTCGATACATCGGTCATGGAAGTCTCCTCACATGCGCTTGCGCTTGATCGCACGGCAGGTTGCGAGTACGACGTCGCCGTCTTCACGAATCTGACCCAGGATCATTTGGATTTTCATCGCACCATGGAGGAATACTTTGAGGCGAAGCTCAAGCTTTTTACGAGCCTGGGCGGTGGGGCGAAACGCGCACCACTGGCAATTGTCAATATGGATGACTCGTGGGGTGCCCGCATTCGGGGGGCCTGTCGGGTTCCGGTATGGGGGTATGCCATTAACGCAAATTCGGATCTTCGGGCGGTATCGGTACGTCTTTCCATGGCAGGCACTTCCTTTACAGTTGAAAGTCCTGCCGGGCGTTTCCCCATCGAAAGCCGGCTTGTCGGAGAACATAATGTGTACAATCTGTTGGCGGCCATCGGGGTTGCGTTTCATGCGGGCGCAACGTGTGATCAGGTGCGGGAAGCGGTGGCATCAATCGATAACGTGCCGGGTCGGTTTGAACGTGTTTTTGCCGGACAAAACTTTACGGTCGTCGTCGATTATGCGCACACCGAAGACGCTCTGCTTCGGCTGTTGACAGCCGCACAAGTTTTAAAAACACATCGTATCATCACGGTATTCGGGTGTGGAGGCGATCGGGATCGAGGGAAGCGACCCAAAATGGGACGTGTCGCGGTGGAACACAGCGATGTTGTCGTTTTGACCTCCGACAACCCGCGAACGGAAGATCCTTTGGCCATTCTCCAGGCGGTCGAAGTCGGGGTTCGCGATGCCCTACGACGCAAGACCATCGAATACCACCTTGTGGCTGACCGTCGTGAAGCGATCGCTCTGGCCATTCGCTTGGCTCGCCCCGGTGACATCGTGCTCATTGCCGGGAAAGGGCATGAAGACTATCAGATTGTCGGGACCAAGAAACTGCATTTTGACGATCGCGAAGTCGCGCGCGAAGCCATCGAACAACTGAGGAGTTGCGCGTGACTCCACAGCACAGTGGAGCATACAGCCACGGCGAGGAAGGGATGGCGTTGTTCACTATCGAAGAATTGCGTGAAGTCATCAGCGTCAAGGTGCTTGCGGGCGAAACGTCAACATCCGCCAAACGTCGTATCCGCGGTGTCGCCACCGATTCCCGTTCGATCCGACGAGGCGACCTTTTTGTCGCGCTCCGTGGAGAACGGTTCGACGGGCATGACTTCATTGCCGCGGTACTCGCGAAAGGTGCGACAGGGGTGATCGTGCATGACCAGTACCAGGTTCCCGCGAGCATTGCCCGATCGGGACGTTCCGTGCCCTTTGTCTTCGGGGTGCGCGATCCGCTCTTTGCGTTTCAGCAACTCGCGACGCACCATCGAAGTCGGTTTGCTATTCCGGTCGTGGCCGTCACCGGAAGCAACGGCAAAACGACTACAAAGGACATGGTTGCGGCTGTGGCGGCCCAACGATGGCGAACGCTCAAAACAGAAAGTAATTTTAATAATCGAATCGGAGTTCCTCACACCCTGTTACGCCTGACGGCTCGCCATCAAGCAGCAGTCATCGAAATGGGAGTCGATGCGCAGGGCCAGACGACCAGGCTGTCCGAGATCGTCAGGCCAACTGTCGGATTGATTACCAATATCGGACCCGACCATTTGGAGTTCTTCGGCAGCATGGAGGGGTCGGCTCAGGCCAAGGCCGAACTCTTGGACCAGTTGCCGGTGGATGGCACGGCCATTCTCAATGCCGATGATGCGTATTTTGATTATCTTGCCTCGCGCGCCCGCTGCCGAGTCCTGTCGTTTGGAATTTCGCAAAAGGCCGATGTTCGAGCTACGGGGATTACGTCTGACAGCAAGCGGGGCATGACCTTCGCCGTGACGCTCCTTGGAAAGACCCGACCCCTCCTTATCCAGATCAAGGCGCATGGTCATCACAATGTCAGCAATGCATTGGCTGCTGCGGCGGTCGGGTGTGCGCTTAATCTGACTGGAACAGCCATCGCGGAGGGGTTGGCGAAATTCCGCCCGGCTGCGATGCGTTCGCAGGTCGTGACGCATCACGGCGTTCACATCATCAATGATTGTTATAACGCCAATCCTGCCTCCATGAAGGCGGCCATACAGCTTCTTGCGCAGTGGGAACCCGCCCGCGAACGAATTGCCGTGCTCGGAGATATGCTCGAACTTGGCCCAACCGCTCGCCAAATGCATCTGGATGTCGGTCGGTTCCTTGCTTCACAACAGGTCACGAGGCTGATTGCATGCGGAGTGTTGGGACAAGACATTGCCGAAGGTGCCAGGAAGGGCGGCATGACACGTTCATCTATTGTCGAGGTTCCCGATGCATCGTCTGCGGTTGACTGCGTTCGTCGGACGATCCGTCAAGGCGATGTCGTGCTGGTGAAAGCCTCGCGTGGCATGAAGATGGAGCAAGTCGTCCAGGGAGTGACAGGTATGAGGGCCGTGACGAAGCAGGCGTCATAGGTCGGGTCATCGGTCGGGGTCGGAAGGGTGCATGCTCTACATCTGGCTTTATCCGTTTCACACGGAATATTCGTTCCTGAACGTTTTCAGATACCTGAGTTTCCGCATCATCTACGCCGCTGTGACAGCGTTTCTCATCGCATTCGTCTTGGCGCCGTGGTTGATCAAAAAATTGCAGGAAATCAAGCTTGGACAGCAGATTCGCGATGACGGGCCGAAGCGCCATTTGACCAAAAGCGGCACGCCGACGATGGGAGGCATGCTGATCATCTTTGCCGTGCTGCTTTCGACTATGCTTTGGGCGGACATCTCGAGGTCGTACGTCTGGCTCGTCATTATCGCGACGCTCGGCTTCGGCGTCATAGGATTCATGGACGACTATCTCAAGTTTATGAAGGCTCGATCCAAAGGCCTATCGGCTGCACAGAAATTTTCCGCTCAGATCGTGGTCGCTCTGCTGATCGCGCTCGCGCTCTATTTCATGCCGGGCTACACGACGAAACTCAATGTCCCGTTCTTCAAGAATTTTATGCCGGACCTTGGCTGGTTTTATGTGGTGTTCGTCGTGCTGGTGATCGTCGGCAGTTCGAACGCCGTGAATTTGACTGATGGTCTCGATGGGCTTGCGATTGGCCCGGTGATGATTGCGGCACTGGCATATACCATTGTCGCGTATGTTGCTGGACACCGCCTGATGTCGGACTATCTGCTGATCCCTCACATCGAAGGCGCGGGCGAGATCGCCGTGTTTACGGCTTCTATTCTCGGCGCAAGCCTCGGGTTTCTATGGTTCAACACGTATCCGGCCACCGTATTCATGGGAGACGTCGGATCACTGCCGTTAGGCGCAGCGCTTGGGACTGTAGCCGTCATCAGCAAACACGAACTCCTGCTCCTGATGGTCGGCGGTGTCTTCGTGATCGAAGCGGTCTCGGTCATCTTCCAAGTCGTCTCATTCAAGTCGCGGGGTAAACGAATCTTTTTAATGGCTCCGATCCATCATCATTTTGAAATGAAGGGTTGGGAGGAGCCAAAAGTCGTCGTTCGGCTGTGGATCATCGCCATCCTTCTGGCGCTGCTCAGCCTGAGCACGTTGAAGCTTCGGTGATGTCATATGGGGAGCGCTGAACACACTCCGTTGGAAGGGGCACATGTGACGGTACTGGGCGTGGCTCGTAGTGGGATCGCCGCCTGCCATCTTTTACAAGAAGCGGGAGCACGGGTCACCCTCGCCGACCGCAAAGAACCAGAAGAACTGATGTCGGCGCTCTCGTCAATCGATCGAAATCAGGTAAAGGTCGTCGCTGGAAGCCGCTATGAGACGTCTCTTGAGAAAGCCGATCTGGTGGTGATCAGTCCTGGCGTTCCCCATCGGATCGATGCGCTGGAACAGGTGCGCCGTCGCGGCGTCAAGGTGATCGGGGAACTGGAACTCGCGGCGCAATTTCTGACTGCGCCGATTCTAGGGGTGACCGGTACGAACGGAAAGAGTACGACCGTGACCTTGATGGGGAAGATGCTGGCCGAACAGGGCAAGACGGCCTTCGTGGGCGGAAATCTGGGTACGGCCTTGAGCGAAGCCGCCTTAAAGACAAGACAAGCGCACGCACGAGGATTACCCGAACCGTTCGACTACCACGTGGTGGAAATCTCGAGTTTTCAGTTGGAAGCAATCGAACAGTTCCATCCATGGTTGGCCGCTATTTTGAATATTACCGTCGATCATCAAGACCGCTATGCCTCGTTGGATGAGTATCTTGCAGCCAAGGCGAGCATTTTCCAAAACCAGACGGAACGCGATTTCGCCCTGGTCAATCTCGACGATGCAAGGGTTGCGCCTCTCCGAGGCAGGGTGCGAGCCAAACGTCTGGGATTCACCCATACGCAACGACTGCCATCCGATGTGGACGGGGGAACGTTTCTCGAGGGTGATTCGATCATCACGACCGTGACGGGAAAACGTGAGGAGGTCTTTCGGCGTGGAGAAATTAGAATGCTCGGGGCTCATAACGTCGAAAATGCGATGGCCGCGGCTACCTATGCCGCACTCTGGGGCTGTCCGCCTGACATCATCAGGCGTGTCATCTCGACGTTTCCCGGCCTTGAACATGCCCTGGAATTGGTCCGCGAGCGCAGGGGGGTCCGGTTCGTCAACGATTCCAAGGGGACGAATGTAGATGCCACCCTGAAAGCGCTCCAGGGACTCGATCGGCCAATCTGGCTTATAGCAGGCGGGAGGGATAAGGGAGGGGATTTTTCGCGCTTGACTGAAACCATTCAGCGGCGTGTCAAGCGCGTCATCCTGATCGGCGAAGCGGCGGCCTTGATGAAGGAGACCTGGAGCGGGATTCCTTCAAGCGATGCCTCGAGTTTGCGTGAAGCCGTCGAGTTGGCCGCGCATGAGGCAGTTTCCGGCGACGTCGTGCTGCTATCACCAGCCTGCGCCAGTTTCGACATGTTTGTGGATTATCAGGATCGCGGGCGACAATTTAAGGCGGCCGTTCAGGCGTTACCCGCGTAATGTGCATTGTTGATAGACAATGGTCGTGACTCGTGGCGGCTCGCTCTTCAGGAACGATGTCTTTGCCATGGACACCAACCGGCAACCGGCCTGCCAGGCATCGAGTGCCAATGGATCACACGATCCTTTTTATCACGCTCACACTGGCTCTGTTGGGCCTCGTGATGGTGTTCAGCGCCAGTGCAATCGTGGCCGGCAATCGATTTCACGATCCGGAGTTTTTTCTCAAGCGGCAGGTGGCATGGCTAGGGTTCGGGTTTGCCTTGATGCACATCGCGTCTCGCATCGACTACGCGCTATGGAAAAAATTGTCGCTCCCCATTCTTCTCTGCATGACCGCGCTCTTGGTCATCGTGTTGATTCCCGGATTCGGAGTTGTCGCGAAGGGAGCCAGGAGGTGGCTGCATGTGGGGCCGATTTCCATGCAGCCGGCCGAGATGGTCAAATTGGTGGCCGTACTCTACCTCGCCGCATACCTGACCAAGAAAGCAGAGAAGCTCTCACTGTTTCGCAGCGGCCTCTTGCCGCCTCTGATTGTCATTGGGTTGCTCGGCGGCCTCGTGCTTCTCGAGCCGGACTTGGGGACCGTCGTTGTCATTGGACTCGTGAGTGTGGGACTGCTGTTTCTCGGAGGCGCGCGAGTCTCTCACCTGATCGCACTCGGACTCTGTGCGATCCCCGTCGTGCTGATGTTGATCCTAGGGTCGAGCTATCGCCGCCAACGGTTCCTGGCGTTTCTCGCGCCGTGGAAGGATGCCTCGGACGGGGGCTTTCAAATCACGCAGTCATTTCTCGCATTCGGCAGCGGCGGACCCTTGGGGGTCGGTCTGGGGGAGGGAAAGCAGAAGCTATTCTTTCTTCCGGAGGCGCACACCGATTTTGTGCTGGCGTTGATTGGCGAGGAACTGGGATTGGCCGGGACGGCGACCGTGATTCTCTTATTTGCCGTTTTTGTCTGGCGCGGATTTGTGATCTCGTCGCGAGCGAGAATGCCCTTCGGAAAATTTCTCGGCATGGGGCTTACGCTCCTCATCGGCATCCAAGCCTTGGTCAATGCTGCGGTGGTGACGGGGTTGGTTCCCACAAAAGGGCTGACCTTGCCGTTCGTCAGTTATGGAGGGTCGTCTCTTGTCATTAGTTTCATATGCGTCGGGATTTTGCTCAGCATATCCCGCGACCGACACGCGGGAACGTCGAAGGTCGGGCGTGGTGATCCGGATCACGGATGACGATCATCATTGCCGCCGGAGGGACAGGGGGGCATCTCTATCCTGCGGTTGCATTAGCCCGGGAGTTCCTTCGGCGCGATCCTACGATTCGGATTCAGTTCGTCGGGACGGCCCGCGGTATCGAGACGAAGGTGCTTGCGCACGAGGGGTTCGAACTCAGGTTGATCAGCGCGAAGCCGGTTATGGGAACCGGAGTCTTGGGAATTGCGAAGGGTCTTGCCGCCATGCCGGTCAGTTTGTGGCAATGCGTTCGAATGGTCCTGAAAGAAAAAGCGGATCTCATCGTTGGCGTGGGTGGCTACACCAGTCCAATGATGGTCGTGGCTGCGGCCATGGCCGGAGTGCCGCGAGTAATTCTCGAACCGAACGCCAATCCAGGTATGGCAAACAAAGCCATCGGCTGGGCGGCGAATCGCGTATTTCTGGCATTCGAATCAGCAGCCACCTCCTTCAACCGGGCACGCATCCGGGTCGTCGGGACACCGGTGCGGAGAGAATTTCTCGATCATGTCAAGGAAGCACAACTGACACCGAGGACAGCCGGTAGACGGCATGTTTTGATTTTCGGAGGCAGTCAAGGCGCAAAAGCCATCAACACCGCAGTTCTGGAAGGGCTGAGCAAGCTCGCTATGGACAATCCATCCCTGACAATCACTCATCAAACCGGCCAACCGGACCATGCCCGTGTCCAACAGGCCTACCGGGGGGTGGGGATTGCCGCTGAAGTGGTGCCGTTCTTATACGATATGCCGGCCGCGATCGGCGCGGCGGATCTGGTGGTCTCACGGTCCGGTGCCATGACCATAGCCGAATTAACCACCTGCGGCAAACCGGCGGTTCTGATTCCGCTTCCGACGGCGATCTATGGTCATCAGATGAACAACGCACAGGTTATGGAAGCCGCTGGAGGGGCAGTCGTGCTGCCCCAGTCCGAACTGACGGGCGACAAGCTGGCTGCGACCGTGACGTCGCTCTTGAAAGACGAGAATCGTTTGAGAGAAATGGGAACTGCGAGTCTGGCATTGAGACGAACGGACGCCGCGGAAATGATCGTCCGCGAATGCTATTCACTCATGGGAGACCGTCATGACGACCATCAGTCTCATGGAGCCACGGGAGTCTAATGGCATCGGACCAGGAAGCAGGCAAGGGTTCAATCCTTCCCAACCCGTCGGAGGTTTGAGGCGCGCACCGATGTTTCGCAAGACGCAACAGATTCATTTGGTTGGCATCGGCGGTGCCGGCATGAGCGGCATTGCGGAAGTGTTGCTCACGCTCGGATACAAAGTAACGGGTTCCGACCTCCAAGCATCGGATACCACGCGCCGGCTGGAAGAACTCGGAGGAAGGATTTTTATCGGACACCAGGAATCAAATGTCGGAGATGCTCAGGTCGTGGTCATTTCTTCGGCCGTATCCCGGCAGAACCCTGAGGTGCTGGTGGCAAAGGCCAAGCAGATTCCAGTGATTCCGCGTGCTGAAATGTTGGCCGAGCTGATGCGATTGAAATTTGGAGTTGCGATAGCCGGTGCGCACGGGAAGACCACTACCACATCCATGGTGGCGAACGTGCTGGCTCAAGGGGGACTGGATCCGACGATGGTCATCGGCGGGAAAGTCAATGCGCTGGGTAGCCATGCCCGGTTGGGGCGAGGCGATCTCTTAGTGGCGGAGGCCGATGAAAGTGACGGGTCCTTTCTTCGACTCTCTCCGACGATTGTCGCCGTCACCAATCTGGATCGTGAACATCTCGATCATTACGGCAGCATGGAACGCATCAATGAAAGTTTTTTGGAGTTCGTGAATAAGGTTCCCTTTTACGGAATGGCGGTGCTATGCGCCGACGACGACCGGCTTCGTTCACTTTTCCCGCAGATCGTCAAGCGGTATCACACCTATGGCTTGCGAGAAGCAAGCGGTGTGATGCCTGATTTCAAGGCCGCCGATATTTCGCTCAAACAATGGGGGGCAGAGTTTAGGGCATTCTTCCGAGGTCGGAACCTGGGGCCGTTCCGCCTTTCAGTGCCAGGAATTCATAACGTCTCCAATGCGCTCGCCGCCATTGCCATCGGTGTCGAGCTCGATGTGCCGGTGGATCTCATTCGTAAGGCCCTGGCGGCATTTACGGGAGTTGAACGCCGATTTCATCTCCGAGGCGAGACGAACGGAATTATGGTTGTGGATGATTACGGCCATCATCCGACGGAGATCAGGGCGACGCTGGCTGCCGCGAAGCAAGGATGGGCTGAGCGACGGCTGATGGTCCTCTTTCAACCGCACCGCTATACGAGAACCCGCGATCTCCTGGATGAATTTTCTCAAGCGTTCAGCGACGCCGACCATCTCTTTCTCACAGAAATCTATCCGGCGAGTGAGCAGCCGATTCCCGGCGTCTCCGGATCCAAGCTCGCAGAAGCTATTCGATCCGTGGGACATCCGTCCGTGACCTTCGTCGAACGGAAAGACCAACTTGTCGATCAGGTTCTGCCTCAGATTCGATCTGGAGATTTGGTGCTGACTTTGGGAGCAGGAGACATCTGGAAGTCGGGACCGGAACTCTTGGCAAGGTTGACGAACGGAACATGAACCGATGCACCGGAGAGTTCGCGGAGAGGATGCCAGCCGTGACAGGAACACATTTCGTAAACGGGATCTGGCCGCGGCAGTGGCTGGCATTAAGGGCGCCGTGTCATTCGATATTGGACTGGGACCGTATACGTCATTTCGCATCGGCGGCCCGGCTGATGTGCTGGTCGAACCGGCCGACATTGAAGACCTCGTCCAGCTTGTCCGTCAAGCACGTCGTCAACGTGTTCCGATATTCGTGGTGGGCGGTACCAATTTGCTCATCCGAGACGGTGGCATTCGGGGAATCGTGGTGAACATGTCCGCGCTGCGGTCCATCAAGGATGAGCCGGGTCAGGTGCTGTACGTCGAGGCAGGGGTCGGGATGCCGACGCTCATTAGTTATGCGATCCGCCGCTCTTTGGCGGGTTTGGAGTGGGCGGCCGGGATTCCCGGTACGGTCGGTGGCTGCGTGGTGATGAACGCCGGAACGAGACTGGGAGAGATGAAACAGTCAGTGCAAGCCGTTCGCATGGTCTCGATGCGCGGGAAGGTCATCGACATTCCTTCCTCAGCTATTCCGTTCGAGTACCGTCGCGCTGACCTGCCCAAGGGGATCGTGGCAGGCGTCTGGCTCCAATTGCGGCAAGGAGTCAAGGCCGACATTCAACAAGTGGTCAAAGAGTACCTGCACTATCGACGCGAGACACAGCCGCTTGCCCAGCCGAGCGCAGGGTGTGTCTTCAAGAATCCACCCAAGGATTCGGCAGGGAGGTTGATCGAATCGGCCGGGCTGAAGGGCATGCGCGTGGGCGACGCCGAAGTGTCGACCAAACACGGAAACTTTATCGTGAATAGAGGTCAGGCTCGGGCGGCCGACGTTGTGGCGCTGATCGAAAAGGTTCGCCGAATAATTCGACGGCAGGCCGGGATCCGGCTTGATCTTGAACTCAAGATCGTGGGGCAGAGGTAATGGCGAAGAAGCGTCGGTTACTGACCAGTTCCCGTGTTGGTGTGCTGATGGGAGGACAGTCATCTGAGCGGGAAGTGTCCCTGCGCACCGGCGCGGCGGTCCATCAAGCGCTTCTCCGACGAGGATATGACGCGGTGGCAATAGACGTCGGTCCGTCACTGAGTAAAGATCTTCAAGCACACAGTATCGCCATGGCATTTCTTGCGCTCCATGGACCTGGCGGCGAGGATGGCTCCATCCAGGGGTACTTAGAGACGTTGGGCATTCCCTACACGGGATCTGGCATCCATTCCAGTGCGGTAGGGATGCATAAAGAAACGACAAAGATTCTCTTGCGAGCGCAAGCCATACCGGTTCCGACGGGATTTGTCATTAGGCGCGGTGCATTGAGATCAAGTGGCCGGTCCTTGCGAAGTACCAAATTGCGCTTGCCGGTGGTCGTCAAGCCCGCTTCTGAAGGATCGACGATCGGAGTCACCATCGTGAAGAAGCCATCACAGTGGAACCCTGCCG
This window harbors:
- a CDS encoding penicillin-binding protein 2, whose product is MRMGPPRSRQYLVTLILLFGFVGIMLRLVNLQVLQAKELTAKADRQHQKSVTFEGARGTVTDRHGKVLAMNIDVPSVFGVPTALENPALVARHLSPVLHLRKDELEKKLRQDKSFVWLARKVEPEQGHLLERLSLDGVGVVMEGRRFYPKGPLLSHVLGFAGMDGQGLEGLERRYEGDLQGEKRMTVLQRDALGRTVFPKGLKENAPASGHTLALTIDEVIQYIAEKELEDAVNRAHAKGGTIIVMDPHSGAILAMAVNPRFDPNAVASLTPDRWRNRALTDTYEPGSTMKVMVAAAALEEKVMMPGSMLFAENGQMAVANTTIHDHEKMGWITFAQMIQKSSNIGAAKTGMALGEQRLYRYLQAFGFGQRTDIDLPGEVAGLLKAPKLWGRRSLASISMGQEIGVTPLQMVSAVSAIANNGVLMKPYVVSEIRDQKGGLLKDSLTQVKRRIVSPETARILTTILEGVVTNGTGTKAAIPGFRVAGKTGTAQKIDPRTGTYSNTQFIGSFVGYVPADRPRLAMIVVIDEPQGEAWGGVVSAPVFRRVGEQVLNYLGVSQDDQVKIAMVARR
- a CDS encoding UDP-N-acetylmuramoyl-L-alanyl-D-glutamate--2,6-diaminopimelate ligase, yielding MRLAELVSALHGHVEILDRRGNLDPEVTSVTDDSRSVTEGSLFVAVKGDRFDGHAFIEDVVRRKASAVMAQSEVQSAILPFVRVSDSRKALGLIGSRFQGDPSAQLTMIGVTGTNGKTTTTYLTKALLEALGRKVGLIGTVAYQIGRQIIPASHTTPGALELQRLLSTMLSAGLDTSVMEVSSHALALDRTAGCEYDVAVFTNLTQDHLDFHRTMEEYFEAKLKLFTSLGGGAKRAPLAIVNMDDSWGARIRGACRVPVWGYAINANSDLRAVSVRLSMAGTSFTVESPAGRFPIESRLVGEHNVYNLLAAIGVAFHAGATCDQVREAVASIDNVPGRFERVFAGQNFTVVVDYAHTEDALLRLLTAAQVLKTHRIITVFGCGGDRDRGKRPKMGRVAVEHSDVVVLTSDNPRTEDPLAILQAVEVGVRDALRRKTIEYHLVADRREAIALAIRLARPGDIVLIAGKGHEDYQIVGTKKLHFDDREVAREAIEQLRSCA
- the murF gene encoding UDP-N-acetylmuramoyl-tripeptide--D-alanyl-D-alanine ligase, whose translation is MTPQHSGAYSHGEEGMALFTIEELREVISVKVLAGETSTSAKRRIRGVATDSRSIRRGDLFVALRGERFDGHDFIAAVLAKGATGVIVHDQYQVPASIARSGRSVPFVFGVRDPLFAFQQLATHHRSRFAIPVVAVTGSNGKTTTKDMVAAVAAQRWRTLKTESNFNNRIGVPHTLLRLTARHQAAVIEMGVDAQGQTTRLSEIVRPTVGLITNIGPDHLEFFGSMEGSAQAKAELLDQLPVDGTAILNADDAYFDYLASRARCRVLSFGISQKADVRATGITSDSKRGMTFAVTLLGKTRPLLIQIKAHGHHNVSNALAAAAVGCALNLTGTAIAEGLAKFRPAAMRSQVVTHHGVHIINDCYNANPASMKAAIQLLAQWEPARERIAVLGDMLELGPTARQMHLDVGRFLASQQVTRLIACGVLGQDIAEGARKGGMTRSSIVEVPDASSAVDCVRRTIRQGDVVLVKASRGMKMEQVVQGVTGMRAVTKQAS
- the mraY gene encoding phospho-N-acetylmuramoyl-pentapeptide-transferase gives rise to the protein MLYIWLYPFHTEYSFLNVFRYLSFRIIYAAVTAFLIAFVLAPWLIKKLQEIKLGQQIRDDGPKRHLTKSGTPTMGGMLIIFAVLLSTMLWADISRSYVWLVIIATLGFGVIGFMDDYLKFMKARSKGLSAAQKFSAQIVVALLIALALYFMPGYTTKLNVPFFKNFMPDLGWFYVVFVVLVIVGSSNAVNLTDGLDGLAIGPVMIAALAYTIVAYVAGHRLMSDYLLIPHIEGAGEIAVFTASILGASLGFLWFNTYPATVFMGDVGSLPLGAALGTVAVISKHELLLLMVGGVFVIEAVSVIFQVVSFKSRGKRIFLMAPIHHHFEMKGWEEPKVVVRLWIIAILLALLSLSTLKLR
- the murD gene encoding UDP-N-acetylmuramoyl-L-alanine--D-glutamate ligase, translating into MGSAEHTPLEGAHVTVLGVARSGIAACHLLQEAGARVTLADRKEPEELMSALSSIDRNQVKVVAGSRYETSLEKADLVVISPGVPHRIDALEQVRRRGVKVIGELELAAQFLTAPILGVTGTNGKSTTVTLMGKMLAEQGKTAFVGGNLGTALSEAALKTRQAHARGLPEPFDYHVVEISSFQLEAIEQFHPWLAAILNITVDHQDRYASLDEYLAAKASIFQNQTERDFALVNLDDARVAPLRGRVRAKRLGFTHTQRLPSDVDGGTFLEGDSIITTVTGKREEVFRRGEIRMLGAHNVENAMAAATYAALWGCPPDIIRRVISTFPGLEHALELVRERRGVRFVNDSKGTNVDATLKALQGLDRPIWLIAGGRDKGGDFSRLTETIQRRVKRVILIGEAAALMKETWSGIPSSDASSLREAVELAAHEAVSGDVVLLSPACASFDMFVDYQDRGRQFKAAVQALPA
- the ftsW gene encoding putative lipid II flippase FtsW, which produces MDHTILFITLTLALLGLVMVFSASAIVAGNRFHDPEFFLKRQVAWLGFGFALMHIASRIDYALWKKLSLPILLCMTALLVIVLIPGFGVVAKGARRWLHVGPISMQPAEMVKLVAVLYLAAYLTKKAEKLSLFRSGLLPPLIVIGLLGGLVLLEPDLGTVVVIGLVSVGLLFLGGARVSHLIALGLCAIPVVLMLILGSSYRRQRFLAFLAPWKDASDGGFQITQSFLAFGSGGPLGVGLGEGKQKLFFLPEAHTDFVLALIGEELGLAGTATVILLFAVFVWRGFVISSRARMPFGKFLGMGLTLLIGIQALVNAAVVTGLVPTKGLTLPFVSYGGSSLVISFICVGILLSISRDRHAGTSKVGRGDPDHG
- the murG gene encoding undecaprenyldiphospho-muramoylpentapeptide beta-N-acetylglucosaminyltransferase, which gives rise to MTIIIAAGGTGGHLYPAVALAREFLRRDPTIRIQFVGTARGIETKVLAHEGFELRLISAKPVMGTGVLGIAKGLAAMPVSLWQCVRMVLKEKADLIVGVGGYTSPMMVVAAAMAGVPRVILEPNANPGMANKAIGWAANRVFLAFESAATSFNRARIRVVGTPVRREFLDHVKEAQLTPRTAGRRHVLIFGGSQGAKAINTAVLEGLSKLAMDNPSLTITHQTGQPDHARVQQAYRGVGIAAEVVPFLYDMPAAIGAADLVVSRSGAMTIAELTTCGKPAVLIPLPTAIYGHQMNNAQVMEAAGGAVVLPQSELTGDKLAATVTSLLKDENRLREMGTASLALRRTDAAEMIVRECYSLMGDRHDDHQSHGATGV